In Candidatus Methylomirabilis sp., one genomic interval encodes:
- a CDS encoding transglycosylase SLT domain-containing protein, with the protein HHHCRSVLPAILLVLVVFLPPPSAGEEIRAADGGLLAGDGTPPRAAAAAPAVPREAASPPQAGQEDQDLVPGDAAPAETLVTPEDTRLLDQGEDESEPPDGAPEGPDAFDVPIDLNDEVRAYLDLFRGERRERIQEAFDRAGRYLPMMRGIFQEYGLPLELVNLAYIESAFRVEAYSRARAVGIWQFIASTGRKYGLRIDWWLDERRDPEKATRAAAEYLRDLYGLFGSWRLAIAAYNAGEGKIAAAMWRQRTADFWRLHLPRETKLYVPAFMAMTILAKDPERYGFDPPAEEVPATEPLALPEPLDLRIVAQASGVPLAELQALNPELHHLVTPPHTPDYRLRVPAGAGDLFAERIDAIKKTRRVTWQRHMIGQGETLSQIARRYDTSIRVLMDLNRLESRHRLRAGRSLVVPLMHLTVAEDDRSDRRPSSNGGPLHGQAWGQPLDQVDNIGIRLLP; encoded by the coding sequence CCACCACCACTGTCGTTCGGTCCTCCCCGCGATCCTCCTCGTCTTGGTCGTCTTTCTGCCGCCACCCTCAGCCGGGGAGGAGATCCGTGCGGCCGACGGGGGCCTCCTCGCGGGGGATGGAACGCCGCCCCGCGCGGCCGCGGCCGCCCCAGCGGTCCCCAGGGAAGCGGCGAGCCCCCCCCAGGCCGGGCAGGAGGACCAGGATCTCGTCCCCGGGGACGCCGCCCCGGCGGAGACGCTCGTCACCCCCGAGGACACCAGGCTGTTGGACCAGGGGGAAGACGAGTCCGAGCCCCCCGACGGAGCCCCGGAGGGTCCCGACGCGTTCGATGTGCCCATCGACCTGAACGACGAGGTCCGGGCGTACCTGGATCTCTTCAGGGGAGAGCGGCGGGAGCGGATTCAGGAGGCCTTCGATCGAGCCGGGCGCTACCTCCCCATGATGCGGGGGATCTTCCAGGAGTACGGTCTCCCCCTGGAACTGGTGAACCTGGCCTACATCGAGAGCGCCTTCAGGGTCGAGGCCTACTCCCGAGCCCGGGCGGTGGGGATCTGGCAGTTCATCGCGAGCACCGGGCGAAAGTACGGGCTGCGCATCGATTGGTGGCTGGACGAGCGACGGGACCCGGAGAAGGCGACCCGGGCGGCGGCGGAGTACCTGCGGGACCTCTACGGGCTCTTTGGCTCCTGGAGGCTTGCCATCGCGGCCTACAACGCCGGCGAAGGGAAGATCGCAGCAGCGATGTGGCGGCAGAGGACGGCCGACTTCTGGCGGCTTCACCTCCCCCGGGAGACCAAGCTCTACGTCCCGGCCTTCATGGCCATGACTATCCTCGCCAAGGATCCGGAGCGCTACGGCTTCGACCCTCCGGCCGAGGAGGTGCCCGCGACGGAGCCGCTCGCGCTCCCGGAGCCCCTCGACCTCCGGATCGTCGCCCAGGCGTCGGGGGTCCCGCTCGCCGAGCTCCAGGCCCTGAACCCCGAACTGCACCACCTGGTGACGCCCCCCCACACGCCCGACTACCGGCTGCGGGTTCCGGCCGGCGCTGGGGACCTGTTTGCAGAGAGAATTGACGCGATCAAGAAGACGCGGCGCGTGACGTGGCAACGCCACATGATCGGCCAGGGCGAGACCCTCTCCCAGATCGCGCGGCGCTACGACACCTCCATCCGGGTCCTCATGGATCTGAACCGGCTCGAGAGTCGCCATCGCCTCCGCGCGGGTCGCTCCCTGGTGGTCCCCTTGATGCACCTCACGGTCGCGGAGGACGACCGGAGCGACCGGCGGCCCAGCTCGAACGGCGGCCCCCTACATGGTCAGGCATGGGGACAGCCTCTGGACCAGGTGGACAACATCGGCATCCGGCTTCTGCCGTAG
- a CDS encoding exosortase system-associated protein, TIGR04073 family has translation MGNGRRGVVLAGLVLALSVAVAWGEETLPEAGGGKPDGAGGAWEKAGRGLGNLTLGFLVEWPKTMVRETEDHGPGYGLTVGLIKGMGLGVGRTLVGVYELVTFPLPNGSDYAPILEPGSPLSTARTTRFLETPIR, from the coding sequence ATGGGGAACGGGAGGCGGGGTGTTGTGCTCGCGGGGCTGGTTCTTGCGTTGAGCGTGGCCGTGGCGTGGGGAGAGGAGACCCTTCCGGAAGCGGGGGGCGGAAAGCCCGACGGAGCCGGCGGGGCCTGGGAGAAAGCGGGGCGGGGGCTCGGCAATCTGACGTTGGGGTTTCTGGTGGAGTGGCCGAAGACGATGGTCCGGGAGACTGAGGACCATGGTCCGGGCTACGGGCTGACCGTGGGGCTCATCAAGGGGATGGGCCTGGGCGTGGGGCGGACGCTGGTGGGCGTCTACGAGCTGGTCACCTTCCCCCTCCCCAACGGGTCCGACTACGCGCCGATCCTGGAGCCCGGGAGCCCGCTCTCCACAGCGCGGACCACGCGGTTCCTCGAGACCCCGATCCGCTAG
- a CDS encoding PKD domain-containing protein — MARLERGRVARGVAVLLGLLCWLVGPGSALAAGTFVVDGANPDCSDTAPGAGTEGNPPYCTISAAAYARGGPGTTILVKPAIYREQVNVPASGADGSPFVFQALGPGVVLDGADDFSDPALWTPATGSVWLAPSVPWFSRQVFVDGARLIFSHAEPADLAPGTFHYVLGEGLYVNLGGDNPGTHQTLVGLRHTGFLVDRRSWVTIDGFTITRTEGDGIDLNGAAFLEPPSSNNLTVTNNTVTFSHGRGIRVGGAANVLIGSNVVSDNRIDGIYLSGVNSSTIQDNEVFRSGGGIHLAGSPGNLLQRNNAHDNVFATGILLEKGSANNVSRQNFSWRNGSHGFHVSDTEGTRHVGDVAWGNAGRGFSVVRSTPSIFNSIGVNNGLAAGEYDLFVDGSSFVSNSNIFWNRTSQAPIKYAGTTYATLAAFTAATGQDANSIQTDPQFVHSVGGDFRLFPGSPAIDSADSAVPHWPETDAAGQARLDDPATANTGVGPVLYADRGALEYYPYSGPPLAALTITPSVGNPPLAVIADASRSVDPDGAIVSYRFDFGDGTVVGPQAEATASHTYTASGTFIVSVTVTDDEERTAAASHPIRVNAPPEGTINTPAGNITVGAGQALSFSGTGTDPDGDEPLRYFWDFGGGAANQTGPNPGLKVFYVPGIYTVTFTVTDSLGLADPTPDRRVITVHAPPEGVIDSPAGDVTIVAGESVAFAGTGSEPDGHLPLTFQWDFRGGAPNTTVEDPGTVTFSTPGTYWVTFTVTDSLGLADPTPASRLIRVLASQAPDGVIDTPPTDVTIMAGQSLSFTGTGTDPDGNLPLSFTWYFGGAAPDATVEDPGAVVFSRPGVYPVSFSVRDGSGVSDPTPDSRVITVVCSPSLNLVCNSSFEASTTGWRPYGGATIQRVSGGQEGAFALEVRGPASTAEFGIDDNPNWVATSGAAGTRYLFSAWVRAAASAGQARLRVQEYRETQVGGTIYSPFVPLTPDWQLLTLVHVTQAAGSTLDFKVLATPSASGQVFQVDSIAIRIVTTTSNQPPNGVIESPAGDMIIRTGQSVTFAGTGGDPDGHLPLTFLWTFGGGPPNSTAEDPGAVTFSTRGTYTITLTMIDSLGLADPTPDTRVITVVPANFVGNPSFESNTWGWAAYGGSTLQRVSGGQEGAFALEVRGPATTTEFGINDSPNWVAKTLAAGTRYRFSAWVRAESSAGQARLKVREYLNGVQVGGTIYSPFVPLTPEWQQLTLDYVAQAAGSTLDFQVLETPSAPGQVFQVDTIAIRLVSPTNEPPNGVIDSPARNVTIPAGQSVPFAGTGTDPDGHLPLTFLWDFGGGAPDSTAQDPGEITFSTLGTYTVTFTVTNSLGLADPTPDSLVITVVAADQNLVGNPSFETDTSGWMPYPTADTVIERVPGGQEGAFALEVRSAGDMAPFGINDSPNWVGSTGAAGTRYRLTAWVRAEASSGQARIRVREYLNGVQVGTATYSPFVPLTLAWQMLTVDHVTQAAGSTLDAQVLDYPVAPGETFQTDSIWTQVAP; from the coding sequence GTGGCGAGGTTAGAGCGGGGTCGCGTGGCGCGCGGGGTCGCGGTGCTCCTGGGCCTCCTCTGCTGGCTCGTTGGTCCCGGGAGCGCCCTCGCCGCCGGCACCTTCGTCGTGGACGGGGCCAACCCGGACTGCTCGGATACGGCGCCCGGCGCCGGCACTGAGGGGAACCCGCCCTACTGCACCATCTCGGCCGCCGCCTACGCCCGGGGGGGACCCGGCACCACGATCCTCGTGAAGCCCGCCATCTACCGGGAGCAGGTCAACGTGCCCGCCTCGGGCGCGGACGGGAGCCCCTTCGTCTTCCAGGCCCTCGGGCCCGGCGTGGTCCTGGACGGGGCGGACGATTTCTCTGACCCCGCCCTCTGGACGCCCGCCACCGGCAGCGTGTGGCTGGCGCCGAGCGTCCCATGGTTCTCCCGCCAGGTCTTCGTCGACGGGGCACGCCTGATCTTCTCCCACGCCGAGCCGGCCGACCTCGCCCCGGGGACCTTCCACTACGTCCTCGGGGAGGGCCTCTACGTCAACCTCGGGGGGGACAACCCCGGGACCCACCAGACCTTGGTCGGCCTGCGGCACACGGGCTTCTTAGTCGACAGGCGCTCCTGGGTTACCATCGACGGCTTCACCATCACCCGGACCGAGGGGGACGGGATCGATCTGAATGGCGCTGCGTTTCTAGAACCGCCCTCCTCGAATAATCTCACGGTCACGAACAACACCGTGACCTTCTCCCACGGTCGTGGGATCAGAGTGGGGGGCGCCGCGAACGTGCTGATCGGTTCGAACGTGGTCTCGGACAATCGGATCGATGGGATCTACCTGTCGGGCGTCAACAGCTCGACGATCCAGGACAACGAGGTGTTCCGCAGCGGCGGGGGCATCCATCTCGCTGGCTCGCCCGGCAACCTGCTGCAGCGCAACAATGCCCACGACAACGTTTTCGCGACGGGGATCCTCCTCGAAAAAGGCTCGGCTAACAATGTGTCCCGGCAGAATTTCTCCTGGCGCAACGGCAGCCACGGCTTCCACGTTTCCGACACGGAGGGAACCCGTCACGTCGGCGATGTCGCGTGGGGGAATGCCGGGCGGGGCTTCTCGGTGGTGAGGTCCACTCCCTCCATCTTCAACTCCATCGGGGTCAACAACGGGCTTGCAGCGGGGGAGTACGACCTCTTCGTGGATGGTAGCAGCTTCGTTTCGAATTCCAACATCTTCTGGAACCGCACCAGCCAGGCGCCGATCAAATACGCCGGGACCACCTACGCGACCCTCGCCGCCTTCACGGCCGCCACCGGCCAGGACGCGAACTCCATCCAGACCGACCCGCAGTTCGTTCACTCGGTGGGAGGGGACTTCCGCCTCTTCCCCGGCTCCCCCGCCATCGATTCGGCCGACTCCGCGGTCCCCCACTGGCCCGAGACCGATGCCGCCGGGCAGGCTCGGCTGGATGACCCGGCCACGGCCAACACCGGGGTCGGCCCGGTCCTCTACGCCGACCGGGGCGCCCTGGAGTACTACCCGTACTCCGGCCCTCCCCTGGCCGCCTTGACGATCACGCCCTCCGTGGGAAACCCGCCCCTGGCGGTGATCGCCGATGCCTCCCGCTCCGTGGATCCGGACGGCGCGATCGTCTCCTACCGGTTCGACTTCGGGGACGGGACCGTGGTCGGGCCCCAGGCGGAGGCGACAGCGAGCCATACCTACACCGCCAGCGGGACCTTCATCGTGTCCGTCACGGTGACGGACGACGAGGAGAGGACCGCTGCCGCCTCGCATCCGATCAGGGTCAACGCGCCCCCCGAGGGGACGATCAACACCCCGGCGGGCAACATAACGGTCGGCGCGGGCCAGGCGCTGAGTTTCAGTGGAACCGGGACTGACCCGGATGGCGACGAACCCCTCCGCTACTTCTGGGACTTCGGGGGGGGCGCGGCCAACCAGACCGGGCCGAACCCGGGGTTGAAGGTATTTTACGTCCCCGGAATCTACACCGTGACCTTCACGGTGACCGATAGCCTGGGCCTGGCCGATCCCACCCCGGACAGGCGGGTGATCACGGTCCATGCGCCCCCCGAGGGCGTGATCGATAGCCCGGCGGGGGACGTGACCATTGTGGCGGGCGAGAGCGTCGCCTTCGCCGGGACCGGGAGCGAACCGGATGGGCATCTGCCCCTCACCTTCCAGTGGGATTTCCGGGGCGGGGCCCCCAACACCACGGTGGAGGATCCCGGGACGGTCACCTTCAGCACCCCCGGCACCTACTGGGTGACCTTCACCGTGACCGACAGCCTAGGCCTGGCCGACCCCACCCCGGCCAGCCGGCTGATCAGGGTACTTGCTAGCCAGGCGCCTGACGGCGTGATCGATACCCCCCCGACCGATGTCACGATCATGGCGGGGCAGAGCCTGAGCTTCACGGGGACCGGCACCGACCCGGACGGGAATCTCCCGCTCAGCTTCACGTGGTACTTTGGCGGGGCGGCACCCGACGCCACGGTGGAGGATCCGGGGGCGGTGGTGTTCAGCCGGCCAGGCGTCTACCCGGTGAGCTTCAGCGTCAGGGACGGCTCAGGCGTGTCGGATCCCACCCCGGACAGCCGGGTGATCACGGTGGTCTGCAGTCCCAGCCTCAACCTGGTTTGCAACTCCTCCTTCGAGGCCTCCACGACCGGCTGGCGACCCTACGGGGGGGCGACGATCCAGCGAGTCTCGGGGGGGCAGGAGGGGGCCTTCGCGCTGGAGGTGCGGGGCCCCGCCAGCACAGCGGAGTTCGGGATCGACGACAACCCGAACTGGGTGGCCACGAGCGGGGCGGCCGGGACGCGCTACCTCTTCAGCGCGTGGGTGCGGGCGGCGGCGAGCGCCGGGCAGGCCCGGCTGAGGGTCCAGGAGTACCGAGAGACGCAGGTCGGGGGGACGATTTACTCGCCGTTCGTGCCGCTGACGCCGGACTGGCAACTACTCACACTCGTTCACGTCACCCAGGCGGCCGGGTCCACGCTGGACTTCAAGGTGCTGGCGACCCCCTCCGCGTCCGGCCAGGTGTTCCAGGTGGACAGCATCGCGATCCGGATCGTCACCACGACCAGCAACCAGCCCCCGAACGGCGTGATCGAGAGCCCGGCGGGGGACATGATCATCAGGACCGGCCAGAGCGTCACGTTCGCCGGGACCGGGGGCGACCCGGATGGGCACCTCCCCCTCACCTTCCTCTGGACCTTCGGTGGGGGCCCCCCCAACTCGACCGCGGAGGACCCGGGGGCGGTCACCTTCAGCACCCGGGGGACCTACACGATCACTCTCACCATGATCGACAGCTTAGGCCTGGCCGATCCCACCCCGGACACCCGGGTGATCACGGTGGTTCCGGCAAACTTCGTCGGGAATCCCTCCTTCGAATCCAACACGTGGGGCTGGGCTGCCTACGGGGGCTCCACGCTCCAGCGGGTCTCGGGGGGGCAGGAGGGGGCCTTCGCGCTGGAGGTGCGGGGCCCTGCGACCACGACGGAGTTCGGGATCAACGACAGCCCGAACTGGGTGGCGAAGACCCTGGCCGCCGGGACCCGCTACCGCTTCAGCGCGTGGGTCCGGGCGGAGAGCAGCGCCGGCCAGGCCCGGCTGAAGGTCCGGGAGTACCTGAATGGCGTGCAGGTCGGGGGGACGATTTACTCCCCGTTCGTGCCGCTGACCCCGGAGTGGCAGCAGCTCACCCTCGATTACGTCGCCCAGGCGGCCGGGTCCACGCTGGACTTCCAGGTGCTGGAGACCCCCTCCGCGCCCGGCCAGGTCTTCCAGGTGGACACCATCGCGATCCGGCTCGTCAGCCCCACCAACGAACCCCCGAACGGGGTGATCGACAGCCCGGCCAGGAACGTGACCATCCCGGCCGGCCAGAGCGTGCCGTTCGCCGGGACCGGGACCGACCCGGATGGACACCTCCCGCTCACCTTCCTGTGGGATTTCGGCGGGGGCGCGCCCGACAGCACGGCTCAGGACCCAGGGGAGATCACGTTCAGCACCCTGGGGACCTACACCGTGACCTTCACCGTGACGAACAGCCTAGGCCTGGCCGATCCCACCCCGGACAGCCTGGTGATCACGGTGGTTGCGGCTGACCAGAACCTGGTCGGCAATCCCTCCTTCGAGACCGACACGAGCGGCTGGATGCCCTATCCGACAGCGGACACCGTGATTGAGCGGGTCCCCGGGGGGCAGGAGGGCGCATTCGCCCTCGAGGTGCGAAGCGCCGGCGACATGGCCCCGTTCGGGATCAACGACAGCCCGAACTGGGTCGGCTCGACCGGGGCGGCCGGGACCCGCTACCGCTTGACGGCCTGGGTCCGGGCGGAGGCGAGCAGCGGCCAGGCCCGGATCCGGGTCCGCGAGTACCTGAACGGGGTGCAGGTCGGGACGGCGACCTACTCCCCCTTCGTGCCGCTGACGCTGGCCTGGCAGATGCTCACCGTGGACCACGTCACCCAGGCGGCGGGGTCCACCCTGGACGCGCAGGTGCTCGATTACCCGGTCGCGCCGGGCGAGACCTTCCAGACGGACAGCATCTGGACCCAGGTTGCTCCGTAA
- the pyrR gene encoding bifunctional pyr operon transcriptional regulator/uracil phosphoribosyltransferase PyrR, which translates to MREKAQILDGQGISRALTRIAHEVLERNKGTDEVVLVGLRSRGIELARRLSRKIKEIEGIEVPVGALDVTLYRDDLGKVGVQPVVRRTEIPFTVDEKKVVLVDDVLYTGRTVRAALDSLMDLGRPRLIQLAVLVDRGHRELPVRADYVGKNVPTSQQERVQVLLEEEDGVDRVVILEPEPSAAGRRPEERREG; encoded by the coding sequence GTGCGGGAAAAAGCGCAGATCCTGGACGGCCAGGGGATCAGCCGGGCGCTCACCCGGATCGCCCATGAGGTCCTGGAGCGCAACAAGGGGACCGACGAGGTGGTTCTGGTAGGCCTCCGGAGCCGTGGGATCGAGCTGGCCCGCCGCCTGAGCCGCAAGATCAAGGAGATCGAGGGGATCGAGGTCCCGGTGGGGGCCCTGGACGTGACCCTCTACCGGGACGACCTGGGGAAAGTGGGCGTGCAGCCGGTGGTCCGGAGGACGGAGATCCCCTTCACGGTGGACGAGAAGAAGGTCGTCCTGGTGGACGACGTCCTGTACACCGGCCGGACTGTCCGGGCGGCCTTGGACTCCCTCATGGACCTGGGGCGCCCGCGCCTCATCCAGCTCGCCGTCCTGGTGGACCGGGGACACCGGGAGCTGCCGGTCCGGGCCGACTACGTGGGGAAGAACGTCCCCACCTCCCAGCAGGAGCGGGTGCAGGTCCTGCTGGAGGAGGAGGACGGGGTGGACCGGGTGGTGATCCTGGAGCCGGAGCCGTCCGCTGCGGGACGGCGGCCGGAGGAGCGGCGGGAAGGCTAG
- a CDS encoding aspartate carbamoyltransferase catalytic subunit, whose product MALKRKDLLTIRELGAEEITLILDTAASMKEIASRDIKKVPALRGKTVMNLFYEASTRTRTSFEIAGKWLSADVINISTSASSVAKGESLLDTGRTLQAMHPDVVVIRHAAAGAPQVLAEAVAASVINAGDGAHEHPTQALLDLFTIRERFGRLSGLKVAIVGDITHSRVARSNLHGMQKVGMEVRLCGPATLLPRHVGQLGAAVTTKMDEAIRDVDIIMMLRIQRERMGSGLLPSLREYSRLFGLTGERLKRAKEGVLIMHPGPMNRGVEIAPEVADGPYSIILDQVTNGVAVRMALLFLLTGGQPAAAKAAAA is encoded by the coding sequence ATGGCGCTCAAGCGGAAGGACCTCCTGACGATCCGCGAGCTCGGGGCGGAGGAGATCACCCTCATCCTGGACACGGCCGCGTCCATGAAGGAGATCGCCTCCCGGGACATCAAGAAGGTTCCCGCCCTCCGCGGCAAGACGGTGATGAATCTGTTCTACGAAGCCAGCACGCGGACCCGGACCTCCTTCGAGATCGCGGGGAAGTGGCTGAGCGCCGACGTGATCAACATCTCCACGTCCGCCTCCTCCGTGGCCAAGGGGGAATCCCTCCTGGACACGGGCCGGACGCTCCAGGCCATGCACCCGGACGTGGTCGTCATCCGGCACGCGGCTGCCGGCGCCCCCCAGGTCCTGGCCGAGGCGGTCGCCGCCAGCGTGATCAACGCCGGGGATGGAGCTCATGAGCACCCGACCCAGGCCCTGCTCGACCTCTTCACCATTCGGGAGCGGTTCGGGCGCCTGAGCGGCCTCAAGGTGGCCATCGTCGGGGACATCACCCACAGCCGGGTGGCGCGGAGCAACCTGCACGGCATGCAGAAGGTGGGAATGGAAGTCCGCCTCTGCGGCCCGGCCACGCTGCTCCCGCGGCACGTCGGGCAACTGGGGGCCGCCGTCACGACGAAGATGGACGAGGCCATCCGGGACGTGGACATCATCATGATGCTCCGGATCCAGCGGGAGCGAATGGGGAGCGGCCTCCTCCCGTCGCTACGGGAGTACAGCCGGCTCTTCGGCCTGACGGGGGAGCGCCTCAAGCGGGCGAAGGAGGGGGTGCTCATCATGCACCCGGGCCCGATGAACCGGGGGGTGGAGATCGCGCCGGAGGTGGCGGACGGGCCCTACTCCATCATCCTCGACCAGGTGACGAACGGCGTGGCGGTCCGGATGGCCCTGCTGTTCCTCCTCACCGGCGGCCAGCCCGCGGCGGCCAAGGCGGCCGCCGCGTAG
- a CDS encoding dihydroorotase → MRIVIRGGRVVDPVNGLDGLMDVLIEDGVIRSVDLGGNGGKARRGAPGGRSPEEADRLIEAKGLVVCPGLIDMHVHLREPGREDAETIASGTAAAARGGFTGVACMPNTEPPNDSASVTEFILEEAAKHGAARVYPIGAISKGRKGQELAEIGELVAAGCVGISDDGSPVSSAGLMRRAMEYATMFDIPVIPHCEELSLSQGGVMHEGLVSTQIGLQGIPGIAEAVEVTRDILLAEFTGARLHLCHLSAAESVRALREAKVRGVKVTAEVTPHHLALTEDAVRGFNTNTKMNPPLRAAEDQAALREALADGTIDCIATDHAPHALAEKEQEYDYAPFGVTGLETCLGVVLTELYHGKVLTLPQIVERMSVAPARILGLKGKGTLAPGTEADVTLLDPEREWVAEAKAMASKSKNSPFLGWKLKGAPVMTIVGGKVVWEA, encoded by the coding sequence ATGCGCATCGTGATTCGGGGCGGGCGGGTTGTTGACCCGGTGAACGGCCTCGACGGGCTGATGGACGTCCTGATCGAGGACGGCGTCATCCGGAGCGTTGACCTCGGCGGGAACGGGGGCAAGGCTCGGCGCGGTGCGCCGGGGGGACGGAGCCCCGAGGAGGCCGACCGGCTGATCGAGGCCAAGGGGCTGGTGGTATGTCCCGGCCTGATTGACATGCACGTCCACCTGCGGGAGCCGGGGCGGGAGGATGCGGAGACGATTGCCAGCGGGACGGCAGCGGCAGCGCGGGGAGGGTTCACGGGCGTCGCCTGCATGCCCAACACGGAGCCCCCGAACGACTCCGCCTCCGTGACCGAGTTCATCCTGGAGGAGGCCGCGAAGCACGGGGCGGCCCGCGTCTACCCCATCGGCGCCATCTCGAAGGGCCGGAAGGGGCAGGAGCTGGCCGAGATCGGGGAGCTGGTGGCGGCCGGCTGCGTCGGCATCTCCGACGATGGCAGCCCCGTTTCGAGCGCGGGCCTCATGCGCCGGGCCATGGAGTACGCCACCATGTTCGACATCCCGGTGATCCCCCACTGCGAGGAGCTGAGCCTGAGCCAGGGCGGCGTGATGCACGAAGGGCTCGTCAGCACCCAGATCGGCCTCCAGGGGATCCCGGGGATCGCGGAGGCGGTCGAGGTCACGCGGGACATTCTCCTGGCCGAATTCACGGGGGCCCGGCTGCACCTCTGCCACCTGAGCGCCGCCGAGTCGGTGCGGGCGCTGCGCGAGGCGAAGGTCCGGGGGGTGAAGGTGACGGCTGAGGTGACGCCGCACCACCTCGCGCTCACCGAGGACGCGGTGCGAGGGTTCAACACGAATACCAAGATGAACCCGCCGCTCCGCGCCGCGGAGGATCAGGCCGCCCTGCGGGAGGCGCTGGCGGACGGCACGATTGACTGCATCGCCACCGATCATGCGCCGCACGCCCTGGCGGAAAAAGAACAGGAATACGACTACGCCCCCTTTGGGGTGACCGGACTGGAGACCTGTCTGGGTGTGGTGCTCACCGAGCTGTACCACGGCAAGGTCCTGACCCTGCCCCAGATCGTGGAGCGGATGAGCGTCGCCCCGGCGCGGATCCTGGGGCTGAAGGGGAAGGGGACCCTGGCGCCGGGCACCGAGGCGGACGTGACGCTCCTCGACCCGGAGCGGGAGTGGGTGGCGGAGGCGAAGGCCATGGCCTCCAAGAGCAAGAACTCCCCATTCCTCGGCTGGAAGCTCAAGGGCGCCCCGGTGATGACCATCGTCGGGGGGAAGGTGGTATGGGAGGCATGA